A genomic segment from Thamnophis elegans isolate rThaEle1 chromosome 3, rThaEle1.pri, whole genome shotgun sequence encodes:
- the ONECUT2 gene encoding one cut domain family member 2 isoform X2, with protein MKAVCTPYRCLTKELESCAMNPELTMESLGPLHGPAGPEQDLMGSPSPHHHPPGRSAGPLRVHPPPAPPGPPPSHQELASASSRSAMVSSMASLLDGAGDYRPELSIPLHHAMSMPCDSSPPGLGMASTYTTLTPLQPLPPISTVSDKFHHPHAHHHHHHPHAHHPHAHHPHQHQRLSGNVSGSFTLMRDERGLPAMNNLYGPYKEMAGMGQSLSPLGNGLGSLHNPQQGLHNYGPAVPEKMLSPNFEAHPAMLTRSDQHLSRGLATPPAPMMAHLNGMHHPGGHPQPHGPVLASSRERPPSSSSGQVSNSGQLEEINTKEVAQRITAELKRYSIPQAIFAQRVLCRSQGTLSDLLRNPKPWSKLKSGRETFRRMWKWLQEPEFQRMSALRLADVSRNWLWDII; from the coding sequence ATGAAGGCTGTCTGCACCCCCTATCGATGCCTCACCAAAGAGCTGGAGAGCTGCGCCATGAACCCAGAGCTGACAATGGAGAGCCTGGGGCCCTTGCACGGGCCGGCCGGCCCTGAGCAGGACTTGATGGGCAGCCCAAGCCCGCACCACCACCCACCGGGCAGGAGCGCCGGCCCGCTCCGGGTCCACCCGCCGCCTGCTCCCCCGGGCCCGCCGCCTTCCCATCAGGAGCTGGCCTCCGCCTCCTCGCGTTCGGCCATGGTGAGCAGCATGGCTTCCTTGCTGGACGGGGCAGGGGACTACCGGCCGGAGCTCTCCATCCCGCTGCACCACGCCATGAGCATGCCCTGCGACTCCTCGCCGCCCGGCCTGGGTATGGCCAGCACTTACACCACGCTGACGCCTCTCCAGCCCCTGCCGCCCATCTCCACCGTCTCGGACAAGTTCCACCACCCGCACgcccaccaccatcaccatcacccgCACGCCCACCACCCGCACGCCCATCATCCCCACCAGCACCAGCGCCTCTCGGGCAACGTCAGCGGCAGCTTCACCCTGATGCGCGACGAGCGGGGACTCCCGGCCATGAACAACCTCTACGGGCCCTACAAAGAGATGGCCGGGATGGGCCAGAGCCTCTCGCCGCTGGGCAACGGCCTGGGTTCCCTCCACAACCCCCAGCAGGGCCTCCACAACTACGGGCCGGCCGTCCCCGAGAAGATGCTGAGCCCCAACTTCGAGGCCCACCCGGCCATGCTGACCCGGAGCGACCAACACCTCTCGCGGGGCCTAGCCACCCCTCCGGCCCCGATGATGGCTCACCTGAACGGGATGCATCACCCCGGCGGCCACCCGCAGCCCCACGGGCCCGTCTTGGCCTCCAGCCGGGAGAGGCCGCCTTCCTCCTCCAGCGGCCAGGTGAGCAACTCGGGCCAGCTGGAGGAGATCAACACCAAAGAAGTGGCGCAGAGAATCACCGCCGAGCTGAAGCGCTACAGCATCCCCCAGGCCATCTTCGCCCAGCGGGTGCTGTGCCGTTCTCAGGGGACCCTTTCAGACCTTCTAAGGAACCCTAAGCCTTGGAGTAAACTGAAATCGGGCAGGGAGACCTTCCGAAGAATGTGGAAATGGCTGCAGGAACCCGAGTTCCAGAGGATGTCAGCCTTAAGACTTGCGG